A window of the Paraburkholderia sp. ZP32-5 genome harbors these coding sequences:
- a CDS encoding porin: MTRQPNKHFPRSVARLGLIAALAAGGSDALAQSSVSLYGEIDASAVWLNDAGGGRQFQLASGLIDGSFWGLQGSEDLGGGNHAIFRLERGFSITTGADQNDHPYYVGLANDRYGALTLGHQYDSIHDYLAPFTLTGGNGGTAFAHPFDNDNANNSWLARNSVKYSSSSFDGLSFGGMYAFSNAAGQFAKNRAYSMGANYSNGDFNAGAAWLHANGRGSTESGAYDAVTLPGTNRNTFDASVQTQNTFGVGASQALGPFTLAASWTRSIYSGLTDTETGLPARSIAFDNYEINGTWQACATLSLSGMYTYTKGTDAHWHQGAVQADYALSKRTDTYIEAIYQHASAGAPAVINSMMPSSTSNQLLFAAGIRHHF; the protein is encoded by the coding sequence TTGACGAGACAGCCGAATAAACACTTTCCTCGCAGCGTCGCTCGTCTCGGTCTAATCGCAGCACTTGCCGCGGGCGGTTCGGACGCACTCGCTCAAAGCAGCGTGTCTCTATACGGTGAAATCGATGCGAGTGCCGTCTGGTTGAACGATGCCGGCGGCGGGCGTCAATTTCAGCTGGCCTCAGGTCTGATCGACGGTAGTTTTTGGGGCCTGCAAGGTTCCGAAGACCTGGGCGGCGGTAATCACGCAATCTTTCGTCTTGAGCGTGGTTTCAGCATCACAACGGGCGCGGATCAGAACGATCACCCCTACTACGTGGGTCTCGCGAATGACCGATATGGCGCGCTGACGCTCGGGCACCAATACGATTCGATCCACGACTACCTGGCACCGTTCACGTTGACCGGCGGCAATGGCGGCACGGCATTCGCGCATCCATTCGACAACGACAACGCCAATAACTCATGGCTCGCGCGCAACTCGGTCAAATACAGCAGTTCATCGTTTGATGGGCTGAGTTTTGGTGGAATGTACGCATTCTCGAACGCAGCAGGGCAGTTTGCGAAAAATCGCGCCTACAGTATGGGCGCGAACTATAGCAATGGCGATTTCAACGCAGGTGCGGCGTGGCTGCACGCGAACGGCCGAGGTAGCACGGAAAGCGGCGCTTACGATGCAGTCACGTTGCCGGGCACGAATCGCAACACGTTCGATGCTTCAGTGCAGACACAAAACACTTTCGGTGTCGGCGCGAGTCAGGCGCTGGGTCCATTCACGTTGGCGGCATCCTGGACGCGCTCGATTTACAGCGGTCTAACCGATACGGAAACGGGGTTGCCTGCCCGATCCATAGCCTTCGATAACTACGAGATCAACGGGACATGGCAGGCGTGCGCTACGCTATCTCTGAGCGGTATGTACACGTACACAAAGGGTACGGACGCGCATTGGCATCAGGGCGCCGTGCAAGCCGACTATGCGCTGTCAAAGCGCACCGATACCTACATCGAAGCAATCTATCAGCACGCTTCGGCTGGCGCGCCGGCCGTCATCAATTCGATGATGCCTTCGAGTACCAGCAACCAGTTGTTGTTCGCGGCGGGCATTCGCCACCATTTCTGA
- a CDS encoding HoxN/HupN/NixA family nickel/cobalt transporter: MIRFLKFLFNDAGPNIRGRIAAMYALLAVFNLGAWAWAFIAFQGRPVLLGTAFLAYSFGLRHAVDADHIAAIDNATRKLMQEGQRPVTVGFMFSLGHSTIVIAATAAIAATAMALQHRFEEFREIGGVIGTLVSAGFLFVIAAINLIVLKSVVATFRRVRRGERYDEEDFNLLLANRGLLARIFKPMFRLITRGWHMYPLGVLFGLGFDTASEIGLLGVSTTQASHGVPIWSIMVFPALFTAGMSLIDATDSILMLGAYGWAFMKPIRKLYYNMTITLVSAAVAIGVGGVEALGLIADKLHLNGAFWDEIGAIGDNFGMVGYAIIGLCAFIWLASTIFYKWRRFDEVEV; the protein is encoded by the coding sequence ATGATTCGATTCCTGAAGTTTCTGTTTAACGATGCCGGCCCGAATATTCGAGGCCGTATTGCCGCGATGTACGCGCTGCTGGCCGTGTTCAATCTCGGTGCGTGGGCTTGGGCATTTATCGCGTTTCAGGGCCGGCCGGTGCTGCTCGGTACCGCCTTTCTCGCCTACAGCTTTGGGCTGCGTCACGCTGTCGACGCCGACCATATCGCCGCCATCGACAACGCGACGCGCAAGCTCATGCAGGAAGGGCAGCGGCCGGTGACGGTGGGTTTCATGTTCTCGCTGGGGCATTCGACCATCGTCATCGCCGCGACCGCCGCGATCGCCGCTACGGCCATGGCATTGCAACATCGTTTCGAGGAATTTCGGGAAATCGGTGGCGTGATCGGCACGCTGGTATCGGCTGGCTTCCTGTTCGTGATCGCTGCAATCAATCTGATCGTGCTGAAATCCGTCGTCGCTACTTTCAGGCGCGTGCGCCGGGGCGAGCGCTACGACGAGGAAGATTTCAATCTGCTGCTTGCAAATCGCGGCCTGCTCGCGCGAATTTTCAAACCGATGTTCCGACTGATCACGCGCGGCTGGCATATGTACCCGCTCGGCGTGTTGTTCGGACTTGGCTTCGACACGGCATCCGAAATCGGCTTGCTGGGTGTGTCGACGACCCAGGCGTCACATGGCGTGCCGATCTGGTCGATCATGGTGTTTCCCGCACTGTTCACGGCAGGCATGTCGCTGATCGATGCGACCGACAGCATTCTGATGTTGGGCGCCTACGGCTGGGCGTTCATGAAGCCGATCCGCAAGCTGTACTACAACATGACGATTACGCTGGTGTCGGCGGCTGTCGCGATCGGCGTGGGCGGCGTAGAGGCACTCGGGCTGATCGCGGACAAGCTGCATCTGAACGGTGCGTTCTGGGATGAAATCGGTGCGATCGGCGATAACTTCGGCATGGTTGGGTATGCAATTATCGGCTTGTGCGCGTTTATCTGGCTGGCCTCTACAATCTTCTACAAATGGCGGCGTTTCGATGAAGTAGAGGTGTAG
- the nikR gene encoding nickel-responsive transcriptional regulator NikR, whose product MQRITITIDDHLLATLDDTMKQHSYNSRSEALRDILRAHRSKELLADAHVQCVGTLTIVFEHGVRELAQRLSDAYHEQHARIVSSSRIYLDHDNCLEMIVLRGEVGTIQRFAWSLAAQRGVRNSNLHLMPLMEESAPPHEHLHV is encoded by the coding sequence ATGCAACGCATCACGATTACGATCGACGATCACCTGCTCGCGACGCTCGACGACACGATGAAGCAGCACAGCTACAACAGCCGCTCGGAGGCTCTGCGCGACATCCTGCGCGCCCATCGTTCAAAGGAATTATTGGCTGACGCCCACGTGCAATGCGTCGGCACGTTGACGATCGTATTCGAGCACGGCGTACGCGAACTCGCGCAGCGTCTATCGGACGCGTATCACGAACAACACGCGCGAATTGTCAGCAGCAGTCGCATTTATCTCGACCACGACAATTGTCTGGAGATGATCGTGTTGCGTGGTGAAGTGGGTACGATCCAGCGATTCGCATGGTCGCTTGCGGCACAGCGTGGCGTGCGCAACAGCAACCTGCATCTGATGCCGTTGATGGAAGAGAGTGCGCCGCCACACGAGCATTTGCACGTGTGA
- a CDS encoding ethanolamine ammonia-lyase reactivating factor EutA, with translation MPNDATVHSLDDHLYGYDPDHEHGDDADHDHDHDFAESETNQEAVWLLDNVVLNSVGIDIGSSGTQLVFSRIHMRRIAEELSSRYIIVGREPIYQSPISLTPYLSETQMDTQALQRIVAAAYKEANLGPDDIDTGAVILTGEALRRENSEGIADMLAEQGGEFVCATAGHHMEAMLAVYGSGAAKYSHEHKKRVLNVDIGGGTTKLGLVDSGNVIGTAAVHLGGRLIVTDQQGRITRLDPAGKEHARAAGFVWEIGSQTTREQLEQVADWMAQTLMRVLGERFTADDLNSMFLTDPIADLGKLDGLIFSGGVGEYVYERETRDFLDLGKLFGSAVRRRLLAKEVSWPLLPAIECIRATVLGASEYSIQLSGNTTFISNPRNLLPRKNMQVVPIEERMPEVIDPAAIAESLRKSFQRYDLKEGDQDVAIVVRWAGPPEYSRLAALARGLIDGNPLTIAAGKPLYVIADGDIAHSLGNLLRETLDGNDLFVIDGVSLRGLDYVDLGRIRMPSRTVPVTVKSLVFSEDPSLHGKSDASEWHAHEDGTVHRHHHHVTAGKHPHHDHAHAHGHHHHHDHDHSHGADHGHHHHADHTHGHSHGHD, from the coding sequence ATGCCGAACGATGCAACCGTTCATTCGCTTGACGATCACTTGTACGGTTACGATCCTGACCATGAGCACGGTGACGATGCCGATCATGATCACGACCATGACTTCGCCGAGTCCGAAACGAATCAGGAGGCGGTGTGGCTACTCGATAACGTCGTTCTGAACAGCGTCGGTATCGACATCGGCTCGTCGGGCACTCAACTGGTGTTCTCGCGTATTCATATGCGGCGCATCGCCGAAGAACTATCGAGCCGCTACATCATCGTGGGGCGCGAACCGATTTATCAGAGCCCGATCTCGCTGACGCCGTATCTGAGCGAAACGCAGATGGATACGCAGGCGCTTCAACGCATCGTTGCCGCGGCCTATAAGGAAGCCAATCTCGGTCCGGACGACATCGATACGGGGGCCGTGATTCTGACCGGTGAAGCGCTGCGTCGCGAGAACAGCGAAGGCATCGCGGATATGCTCGCGGAGCAGGGCGGCGAGTTCGTCTGCGCGACCGCCGGGCATCACATGGAAGCGATGCTGGCCGTGTATGGTTCGGGCGCGGCAAAGTATTCACACGAGCACAAGAAGCGCGTGCTCAATGTCGATATCGGCGGCGGCACGACGAAGCTCGGCCTCGTGGATTCCGGCAATGTGATCGGCACGGCCGCGGTTCACCTCGGTGGACGCTTGATCGTGACGGATCAGCAGGGCCGCATCACGCGCCTCGATCCGGCGGGCAAGGAGCACGCGCGGGCAGCGGGATTCGTCTGGGAAATCGGCAGCCAGACGACACGCGAGCAACTCGAGCAGGTGGCCGACTGGATGGCGCAGACGCTGATGCGCGTACTGGGCGAGCGCTTCACCGCGGACGATCTGAATTCAATGTTCCTGACCGATCCGATTGCCGATTTGGGCAAGCTCGATGGCCTGATCTTCTCGGGCGGTGTCGGCGAATACGTGTATGAGCGTGAAACGCGCGACTTTCTCGATCTCGGCAAACTTTTCGGCTCCGCCGTGCGTCGGCGCCTGCTTGCGAAAGAGGTGTCGTGGCCGCTGCTGCCTGCTATCGAATGCATTCGCGCGACCGTTCTCGGTGCGTCCGAATACAGCATCCAGCTGAGCGGCAACACGACTTTCATTTCGAATCCGCGCAATCTGCTGCCGCGCAAGAATATGCAGGTCGTGCCGATCGAAGAACGCATGCCTGAAGTGATCGATCCGGCGGCGATCGCTGAGTCGTTGCGCAAGAGCTTTCAACGCTACGATCTGAAGGAGGGCGATCAGGACGTGGCAATCGTGGTGCGCTGGGCAGGGCCGCCGGAATATTCGCGTCTGGCTGCGCTCGCGCGCGGACTGATCGACGGTAATCCGCTGACGATTGCCGCCGGCAAGCCGCTATACGTTATCGCCGATGGTGACATTGCCCATTCGCTCGGCAACCTGCTGCGCGAAACATTGGATGGAAATGATCTGTTCGTGATCGACGGCGTGTCGCTGCGAGGGCTCGATTATGTCGACCTGGGCCGTATCCGTATGCCGTCACGCACCGTTCCGGTCACAGTCAAATCACTCGTGTTCAGCGAAGACCCGAGCTTGCACGGTAAATCCGACGCGTCGGAATGGCATGCACACGAGGATGGCACCGTACATCGTCACCACCATCACGTCACCGCGGGCAAGCACCCACATCACGATCATGCACACGCACACGGCCATCACCATCATCACGATCATGACCATAGCCACGGCGCTGATCACGGGCATCACCACCATGCGGATCACACGCATGGCCACTCGCATGGCCACGACTAA
- a CDS encoding ABC transporter permease, whose product MELQLDVTNTPPRFWKRLESKWLVIGSAIFIVAVLALIPLCFLLWQSFMTPQGADTPSVFTLDNYRVAFGSADSWSAFANSVEFAIGAALVSFVIGSGLAWINERTNTPLRRFFSVVTVVPLINPAILFTIAWILLASPKIGVLNVALMHWFGLAHPPFNIYSMGGMIWIDGLQYSPMAFLLMSAAFRGMDPSLEESAIMSGASLFRTTFSITFRLAVPAIVSTVLILFVRAVESFEVPALIGLPVKIQVLTSSIYEALQQYPTPTGLASSYSTILLLITSVGIFIQSRLLAKGGKFTTVTGKAFRARAIDLGAWRYLTAAIFVLYALVIVVLPLLVLLWSSFQKFYAPPSMEALRHLTLDSYRYIFSYPELKEAVGNSLILGLSCATAVMLLSTLVCWIVIKTKIRGRWLLDNLASLPMVFPGLVLGLAFMIFFLNVNVGIYGTLWILLIAYVTRFMPYGMRYTQTSMVQLSKELEESAEMCGSGWGTTFFRIVLPLLKPGLMGGWIYVFIVSIRELSASILLYSPGSETISVVVWELWQNGQYVELSALSVMFVIGLLALVSLAQWVGSKFGVKSV is encoded by the coding sequence GTGGAGCTTCAACTTGATGTCACCAATACGCCGCCTCGATTCTGGAAGCGGCTCGAATCAAAATGGCTGGTGATCGGCAGCGCAATCTTCATCGTCGCTGTGCTGGCGTTGATTCCGCTTTGTTTCCTGCTGTGGCAGAGCTTCATGACGCCGCAGGGCGCGGATACACCATCGGTATTCACGCTCGACAATTACCGGGTTGCGTTCGGTAGCGCGGACTCCTGGTCGGCTTTCGCGAATTCGGTGGAATTCGCGATTGGTGCGGCACTCGTTTCGTTCGTGATCGGTTCGGGCCTTGCGTGGATCAACGAGCGCACCAATACGCCATTGCGCCGTTTCTTTTCGGTTGTGACGGTCGTGCCGCTGATCAATCCCGCAATCCTCTTCACTATTGCGTGGATTCTGCTTGCCAGCCCGAAGATTGGCGTACTGAACGTCGCGCTGATGCACTGGTTCGGTCTTGCGCATCCGCCGTTCAACATCTACAGCATGGGCGGGATGATCTGGATTGACGGCTTGCAGTACTCGCCGATGGCTTTCCTGCTGATGTCGGCGGCGTTTCGCGGCATGGACCCGTCGCTGGAAGAGTCCGCCATCATGAGCGGCGCAAGCCTGTTCAGAACAACGTTCAGCATCACATTCCGCCTTGCGGTGCCTGCCATCGTTTCGACGGTGCTGATTCTGTTTGTGCGCGCGGTCGAATCGTTCGAGGTGCCCGCGCTGATCGGTCTGCCGGTAAAGATTCAGGTACTGACGTCATCGATTTACGAGGCGCTGCAGCAATATCCGACACCGACAGGGCTAGCCTCTTCGTATTCGACCATTCTGCTGCTCATTACCTCCGTCGGCATCTTTATCCAGAGCCGCCTGCTCGCCAAGGGCGGCAAGTTCACGACGGTTACCGGCAAGGCGTTCCGTGCACGCGCAATCGATCTTGGCGCGTGGCGCTATCTGACCGCGGCCATCTTCGTGCTGTATGCGCTCGTGATCGTGGTGTTGCCTCTGCTGGTGCTGCTGTGGTCGTCTTTCCAGAAGTTCTACGCGCCGCCGTCGATGGAAGCGCTGCGCCATCTGACGCTCGATTCGTACCGTTACATCTTCAGCTATCCGGAACTCAAGGAGGCGGTCGGTAACAGTCTGATTCTCGGGCTCTCGTGTGCGACTGCAGTGATGCTGCTTTCCACGCTCGTGTGCTGGATCGTGATCAAAACAAAGATTCGGGGCCGCTGGCTGCTCGATAACCTCGCTTCGCTTCCGATGGTATTTCCAGGCCTGGTGCTGGGTCTGGCATTCATGATCTTCTTCCTGAACGTGAACGTCGGCATCTACGGCACGCTGTGGATCCTGCTGATCGCCTACGTCACACGCTTCATGCCCTACGGGATGCGCTATACGCAGACCTCGATGGTTCAGTTGTCGAAGGAACTGGAAGAGTCGGCGGAAATGTGCGGCTCCGGCTGGGGCACGACTTTCTTCCGTATCGTTTTGCCGCTGCTCAAGCCGGGTCTGATGGGTGGCTGGATTTATGTGTTCATCGTATCGATCCGTGAACTGTCCGCTTCGATTCTGCTGTACAGCCCCGGTAGCGAAACGATTTCCGTCGTCGTGTGGGAGCTGTGGCAAAACGGGCAATACGTCGAGCTGTCGGCGTTAAGTGTGATGTTCGTGATTGGTCTGCTCGCGCTGGTGTCGCTCGCGCAGTGGGTGGGCAGCAAGTTCGGCGTGAAATCGGTCTGA
- a CDS encoding ABC transporter ATP-binding protein, with the protein MLNIQNLNTVYLDSHGAKVAGIENVSFEVPEGKLFTLLGPSGCGKSTTLRSIAGLEKPDGGRITANGVTVFDAARKTFVPPNKRQFGMVFQSYAIWPHMTVFKNCSFPLEVGTKKFSKQQIADKVMRALTAVGLDHAADRDATKMSGGQQQRLALARAIVMEPKLLLLDEPLSNLDAKLRDKMRFELKRLQRELNVTTIYVTHDQEEALAMSHEIAIMKDGHIVQKARPRDIYEQPANQFVADFIGTTSFVDGTVRDTNGQTLTVNSSIGPITVAHSEGMNVGAKAVVSLRPENLEIFASKPTTEHGNVFEGTVYSKVFLGETLDLQIKVGEQILLARAHPSHREPVGAKIWVTVDPARCIALNPQ; encoded by the coding sequence ATGCTGAATATCCAGAATCTGAACACGGTGTATCTCGACAGTCACGGCGCGAAAGTCGCGGGCATCGAGAACGTGAGCTTCGAAGTTCCCGAAGGCAAGCTGTTCACGCTGCTCGGCCCGAGCGGCTGCGGCAAATCCACTACCCTGCGTTCGATCGCGGGTCTGGAAAAACCCGACGGCGGAAGAATCACGGCGAACGGCGTGACTGTGTTCGACGCGGCTCGCAAGACCTTCGTGCCGCCGAACAAACGTCAGTTCGGTATGGTGTTTCAGTCATACGCGATCTGGCCGCACATGACCGTCTTCAAGAATTGCAGCTTTCCGCTCGAAGTCGGCACGAAGAAATTCTCGAAGCAGCAGATCGCCGACAAGGTCATGCGCGCGCTCACCGCGGTCGGCCTCGATCATGCGGCGGATCGCGACGCGACGAAGATGTCCGGTGGTCAGCAGCAACGTCTGGCGCTCGCCCGCGCGATCGTGATGGAGCCGAAGCTGCTGCTGCTCGATGAGCCGCTGTCGAATCTCGACGCCAAGCTGCGCGACAAGATGCGCTTCGAACTGAAGCGCTTGCAACGCGAATTGAACGTCACGACGATCTACGTGACGCACGACCAGGAAGAAGCGCTCGCGATGTCGCACGAAATCGCGATCATGAAGGACGGCCATATCGTGCAGAAGGCGCGGCCTCGCGATATCTACGAGCAGCCTGCCAACCAGTTCGTCGCGGATTTCATCGGCACGACGAGCTTTGTCGACGGCACGGTCCGGGACACGAATGGCCAGACTTTGACCGTTAATTCGAGCATCGGCCCGATCACGGTGGCCCACAGTGAAGGCATGAATGTCGGTGCGAAAGCCGTCGTGTCGTTGCGCCCGGAGAACCTGGAAATCTTCGCCAGCAAGCCGACGACCGAGCACGGCAATGTATTCGAAGGCACCGTCTATTCCAAAGTATTCCTTGGCGAAACGCTTGATTTGCAGATCAAGGTCGGTGAACAGATCCTGCTCGCGCGCGCGCATCCGTCGCATCGCGAGCCGGTTGGCGCGAAGATCTGGGTCACCGTTGATCCAGCCCGTTGTATCGCGTTGAACCCGCAGTAA